Proteins encoded within one genomic window of Enterococcus haemoperoxidus ATCC BAA-382:
- a CDS encoding sensor histidine kinase, whose amino-acid sequence MLVRQKKIEKQKRITLTSKEISELLAEGIVTIILLLLLNVSITVILSGNQTLQGIIWATKGAFATELNTDLFWSLSKFVIPIFFIVDVAVLYWRLIRRYRQMQLRHIISELHYIADGNYDHRIPFELSGDLAKVVTSINGLVDSTVAAIEDERKIEKSKDELITNVSHDIRTPLTSIIGYLGLIEDRQFHNEEDLLKYTHTAYVKAKQMKLLVDDLFEYTKVRQPSVPINTINFDMTQLVEQLAADFELEADKNNMTIQVNANPTSIKMDGDTEKLVRVFNNLLSNALKYGKGGKNIVIDVEKVGTEAVIAVRNDGPPIPKKSLDQLFDRFYRVEESRSQETGGTGLGLAIAQSIIALHGGYIYATSDNRWTSFIIHLPLKRN is encoded by the coding sequence ATGCTCGTTAGACAAAAGAAAATCGAAAAACAAAAAAGAATCACCCTAACATCAAAGGAAATTAGCGAATTACTTGCTGAAGGAATCGTCACGATCATCCTGTTACTTCTATTAAATGTTTCAATTACAGTTATTCTTAGTGGTAACCAAACATTACAAGGCATCATCTGGGCAACTAAAGGTGCTTTTGCAACCGAGCTAAATACAGATTTATTTTGGAGTTTGAGTAAATTTGTTATTCCAATCTTTTTTATAGTAGACGTCGCTGTATTGTATTGGCGTTTGATTCGTCGTTATCGTCAAATGCAGTTGCGGCATATTATCAGTGAGCTGCACTATATCGCTGATGGTAATTACGACCACCGTATTCCTTTTGAGCTGAGCGGTGATTTAGCAAAAGTTGTTACTAGCATCAACGGTTTGGTTGATAGCACCGTTGCAGCTATTGAAGACGAACGTAAAATTGAAAAATCAAAAGATGAGCTTATCACAAATGTGAGTCATGATATTAGAACACCTTTAACTTCTATTATAGGATATTTAGGTTTGATCGAAGATCGGCAATTTCACAATGAAGAAGATTTGTTGAAATATACCCATACAGCTTATGTAAAAGCAAAACAGATGAAATTACTTGTTGATGATCTCTTTGAATATACGAAAGTTCGCCAACCTTCTGTCCCTATTAATACGATCAACTTTGATATGACTCAACTGGTTGAACAGCTTGCCGCTGATTTCGAACTAGAAGCTGATAAAAATAATATGACCATTCAAGTCAACGCTAACCCTACATCAATAAAAATGGATGGAGATACTGAAAAATTAGTTCGTGTCTTCAATAATTTACTATCAAATGCACTTAAATATGGTAAAGGTGGTAAAAACATTGTTATAGATGTTGAAAAAGTTGGAACCGAGGCTGTAATCGCCGTTAGAAATGATGGCCCCCCGATTCCTAAGAAATCTCTTGATCAATTATTCGATCGTTTCTATCGTGTCGAAGAGTCTCGCTCACAAGAAACGGGCGGGACAGGTCTTGGTTTAGCAATCGCACAAAGCATTATAGCTCTGCATGGCGGCTATATCTATGCGACTTCGGATAATCGTTGGACATCGTTTATTATTCATTTACCTTTAAAAAGAAATTGA
- a CDS encoding response regulator transcription factor, protein MNDMKILVADDDKEIVELLSIYIHNEGYEVVKAYDGKEALSKIRTISDIDLLILDIMMPIMDGMQVVKELRKESQIPIIMLTAKTTDMDKIKGLVAGADDYVTKPFNPLEVMARVKSILRRSQMQLKADEPDVLEIGSLIINKDSHEVKTVEGKEIQLTALEFGILYLLASHPNRVFSADEIFERVWQQESIVSAKTVMVHVSHLRDKIEEATGGEKVIQTVWGVGYKIDAR, encoded by the coding sequence ATGAATGATATGAAAATTTTAGTTGCTGATGATGATAAAGAGATTGTAGAACTACTGAGCATTTATATTCACAATGAGGGGTATGAGGTGGTTAAAGCTTACGATGGAAAAGAGGCATTGTCCAAGATTCGAACAATTTCAGATATTGATTTACTTATCTTAGATATCATGATGCCAATCATGGACGGTATGCAAGTAGTGAAAGAATTGCGTAAGGAATCTCAAATTCCTATTATTATGTTGACTGCTAAAACAACTGATATGGATAAAATAAAAGGTTTGGTAGCTGGAGCTGATGATTATGTTACAAAACCATTCAATCCATTAGAAGTTATGGCTCGAGTTAAATCTATTTTAAGACGTAGTCAAATGCAACTGAAAGCAGATGAACCTGATGTACTCGAAATAGGATCATTAATCATCAACAAAGATTCCCACGAAGTAAAAACAGTTGAAGGAAAAGAAATTCAATTAACTGCTTTAGAGTTTGGTATTTTGTATCTATTAGCTAGCCACCCTAATCGTGTTTTTAGTGCTGATGAAATTTTTGAACGTGTATGGCAGCAAGAAAGCATTGTTTCTGCAAAAACGGTTATGGTTCATGTAAGTCACTTGAGAGATAAGATAGAAGAAGCAACTGGCGGAGAAAAAGTCATTCAAACAGTTTGGGGAGTTGGATATAAGATCGATGCTCGTTAG